A single genomic interval of Halobacillus halophilus DSM 2266 harbors:
- a CDS encoding Eco57I restriction-modification methylase domain-containing protein, with translation MLSPKRTMGQYSTPQETVTYMTKNLLKYLPSDVQESKILDPCTGDGIFIKSLLQSGVSADHLFAFDIDPLTPPPDEKIHFIQTDFLKESNAEKFDAIIGNPPYKSKRQSSYLLENKKYLSEEFQEVGIHNLYTLFIYKGIQKLKDGGILTMIVQDSFLSNVYYKNFRKYVLDHTEIKEIILAPRRLFHKGKADVRTCILTLKKRPSLLIDRNHTHTMRLIDRLADQEYTNPPNKSVQYMNQIHFENNPNYNYSINVPIEILSLFHTPYVPLGDVVKIVTGISTGNDKYFLREQSEVINYEDWLPFYKNGGSKDAWYYEPKYYIHKNWPQYKNVHSNFMVRNPSYYYKEGITCSSMGVEFSAAYLPPGSLFGVNANLFPKNQEDLFYFLGLLNSLLVKYMLRKFLNRTNMITAGYLKKLPYVEPSESLKEVVVESTISLIEGKKKDPSFNTQKLQRKVDQAIFESYGIPEATQSHVKRFCKDLLENI, from the coding sequence ATGTTATCTCCGAAAAGAACGATGGGGCAATACAGTACCCCGCAAGAAACCGTTACCTATATGACTAAGAACCTTTTAAAGTATTTACCTTCCGATGTTCAGGAGTCAAAGATTCTTGATCCCTGTACTGGTGACGGCATATTCATAAAGTCCCTTCTTCAATCTGGGGTTTCTGCTGATCATTTATTCGCTTTTGATATCGATCCCCTTACCCCGCCACCTGATGAAAAGATACATTTTATTCAGACAGACTTTCTAAAAGAATCTAACGCAGAAAAATTTGATGCCATTATTGGTAACCCGCCTTATAAATCCAAAAGACAAAGCTCCTATCTTTTAGAAAACAAAAAGTATTTATCAGAGGAATTTCAAGAAGTAGGCATACATAATTTATATACTTTGTTCATCTATAAAGGAATTCAAAAGTTAAAGGATGGAGGAATTCTGACTATGATTGTTCAAGATTCCTTTCTCTCCAATGTCTATTATAAGAATTTCCGAAAATATGTGCTGGACCACACAGAAATTAAGGAAATTATCCTTGCACCACGCCGCCTATTCCACAAAGGAAAGGCAGATGTAAGAACGTGTATTCTTACTCTAAAAAAGAGACCCTCCTTACTCATTGATAGGAACCATACTCATACTATGAGATTAATCGACAGATTAGCAGATCAGGAATACACGAACCCTCCCAATAAAAGCGTACAATACATGAACCAAATCCACTTTGAAAATAATCCAAATTACAACTATTCGATTAACGTACCGATTGAGATTCTTAGTTTATTTCATACTCCCTATGTACCTTTAGGTGATGTTGTGAAAATCGTTACAGGCATTTCTACCGGAAACGATAAATATTTCCTTCGTGAGCAAAGTGAAGTCATTAATTATGAAGATTGGCTGCCTTTTTACAAAAATGGAGGTTCAAAAGATGCCTGGTACTATGAACCCAAATATTACATTCATAAGAATTGGCCCCAATACAAAAATGTCCATTCTAACTTCATGGTTCGAAACCCCTCCTATTATTATAAAGAAGGAATCACGTGTTCTTCTATGGGAGTGGAGTTTTCAGCCGCCTATCTCCCGCCGGGAAGTTTATTTGGCGTGAACGCAAACTTGTTTCCCAAAAACCAGGAAGACCTTTTTTATTTCCTTGGTTTACTCAACAGTCTGCTTGTGAAATACATGTTGCGGAAGTTTTTAAACCGGACAAATATGATTACGGCGGGTTATCTAAAAAAACTTCCTTACGTCGAGCCTTCTGAATCGCTTAAAGAAGTGGTAGTCGAGAGCACTATCTCCCTTATTGAAGGAAAGAAAAAAGACCCTTCTTTCAATACTCAAAAACTGCAGCGTAAAGTTGATCAGGCCATTTTTGAAAGTTATGGCATACCGGAAGCTACTCAATCGCATGTGAAACGATTTTGCAAAGATTTACTAGAAAATATTTAG